From one Lysinibacillus sp. G4S2 genomic stretch:
- a CDS encoding ATP-binding protein, translated as MQSKIFITRNSLTWIIIIALLTAIGSEIKIMPFADTPFRFGLGSIIFFLCTLLRPTPIILAGFMTSIVTIVFRVIINYSLHDIPLKDSLLTHLPAAAFYVLFAICLQILSIHQYREKPLMLGLLVAFSEVFSNLVEQLFRFFVHSYTFLFLHDLLILLAVALLRSFFVVGIYSSILIAEQKKRVQEMLTIGSDLYVEALYLKKSMNHIETITASGFDLYRQLKSLGNRAESLQALHIAQEIHEVKKDSQRIYAGISKIVGEKSFGTLRLSELLHYIEDGNSKYAELLGKNIEFKINIDADFQTKEHIALLALLNNLTANAIEAIEEQGFISIAIEQQQDDTVITVCDNGKGISQSDLSIIFEPGYTTKYNVDGVAATGIGLSHVAELINKLNGSISVESNNQNTMFKITVPTQTILTGET; from the coding sequence ATGCAATCGAAAATTTTTATAACTCGTAATTCCCTCACTTGGATTATTATAATTGCTTTATTAACTGCAATCGGTAGTGAGATTAAAATAATGCCTTTCGCTGATACACCTTTTCGCTTTGGATTAGGAAGTATTATTTTCTTTTTATGTACACTACTTAGACCTACACCTATAATTTTGGCTGGATTTATGACAAGTATCGTGACAATAGTTTTTCGAGTTATCATTAATTACTCTTTACACGATATTCCATTAAAAGATAGTTTACTTACACATCTACCCGCAGCTGCATTCTATGTATTGTTTGCAATATGCCTACAAATTCTAAGCATTCATCAATATAGAGAAAAACCACTAATGCTAGGATTATTAGTTGCATTTAGTGAAGTCTTCAGTAATTTAGTAGAACAGCTATTTCGTTTTTTCGTTCATTCTTATACTTTTTTATTCCTTCATGATTTACTTATACTATTAGCAGTTGCTTTATTGCGTAGCTTTTTTGTAGTTGGTATTTATAGTTCTATTTTAATTGCTGAACAAAAAAAACGTGTTCAGGAAATGCTTACTATCGGATCAGATTTATATGTTGAGGCACTTTATTTAAAAAAATCTATGAACCATATCGAAACAATTACAGCCAGTGGGTTTGATTTATATCGACAATTAAAGTCGCTAGGCAATCGTGCGGAAAGTTTACAGGCACTCCATATTGCCCAGGAAATCCATGAAGTAAAGAAAGACTCACAACGTATTTATGCAGGTATCTCTAAAATTGTTGGTGAGAAGAGTTTTGGTACCCTTAGGTTGTCAGAATTATTACATTATATCGAAGACGGTAACAGTAAATATGCTGAATTACTCGGAAAAAACATTGAGTTTAAAATAAATATAGACGCCGATTTTCAAACGAAAGAGCATATTGCATTGCTTGCACTTTTGAATAATTTAACAGCTAATGCCATAGAAGCAATTGAAGAACAGGGTTTCATTTCTATTGCTATTGAGCAGCAACAGGATGATACTGTAATAACAGTATGTGATAACGGAAAGGGTATTTCACAAAGTGATCTCTCCATTATTTTTGAACCTGGATACACGACGAAATACAATGTGGACGGTGTCGCAGCAACTGGCATTGGGCTTTCACATGTTGCTGAATTAATTAATAAATTAAATGGCTCAATATCCGTTGAATCAAACAATCAAAACACGATGTTTAAAATTACAGTTCCTACGCAAACTATTCTAACGGGAGAGACTTAA
- the dnaX gene encoding DNA polymerase III subunit gamma/tau, whose protein sequence is MTYQAFYRVYRPQSFREMSGQAHVKRTLQNALLANKTTHAYLFSGPRGTGKTSTAKIFAKALNCEHAPSSEPCNECATCLSITDGSHPDVIEFDAASNSRVEEIRDIIEKVRFAPASSRYKVYIIDEVHMLSTSAFNALLKTLEEPPSHAVFILATTEPHKLPATIISRCQRFDFKRLSTNDIIERMKVVLEDIELPYEEQGLKVIAQSAAGGMRDALSLLDQVVSFSGEKLKLEDALLVTGSISQEVFYELAEALKVKDVAQMLALLEQLIADGKDPLRLSEDLITFFRDLLLLQTSDDLAELLELVSPEERVFTLAHDFAPDLLYGYIDILAKTQQEMRFSHHTKIYLETALLKMVQFSGGVVSQTATSGEAVMSPELARKIVALEQMVQQLSAQLQAGGPMQTTQAPKEQRPRAKSPNGYKAPTGRIQEVLKDATKQDVQRIKSVWAQALSQMQKSQSALLAEAEPVAASSSAFVLKFKYDIHCQMVADNQSLKAQFTQLIAGQTGTTYEMLCTPEETWLKLREEFIRDHGMQQQKKSQDESGHEVELLEPPAEEPFIDDAQPLASQDPLVTEAEKLFGKDFIEIVED, encoded by the coding sequence TTGACGTATCAAGCATTTTACCGTGTGTATCGACCGCAATCATTTCGAGAAATGTCTGGCCAAGCACATGTCAAAAGAACGCTACAAAATGCTCTCCTAGCGAATAAAACAACACATGCTTATTTGTTTTCTGGCCCACGTGGTACGGGGAAAACAAGTACAGCTAAAATTTTTGCAAAAGCTTTAAATTGTGAGCATGCACCATCAAGCGAGCCTTGTAATGAATGTGCTACTTGTTTAAGTATTACAGACGGATCACACCCAGATGTTATTGAATTTGACGCGGCGTCTAATTCTCGCGTTGAAGAAATACGAGACATCATAGAGAAAGTTCGATTTGCTCCTGCAAGTAGCAGATATAAAGTGTATATCATTGATGAAGTACATATGCTTTCCACAAGTGCTTTCAATGCCCTTTTAAAGACATTAGAAGAACCACCTTCTCATGCTGTATTTATTTTAGCAACGACAGAGCCTCACAAATTGCCTGCAACGATTATTTCACGTTGCCAGCGTTTTGATTTTAAGCGTCTTTCGACCAACGATATTATTGAGCGCATGAAAGTTGTATTAGAGGATATTGAGTTGCCATATGAGGAACAAGGTCTGAAGGTAATCGCACAATCAGCAGCTGGTGGTATGCGTGATGCTTTAAGCTTATTAGATCAGGTCGTATCCTTCAGCGGAGAAAAACTAAAGCTTGAGGATGCATTACTTGTTACTGGTTCCATCAGCCAGGAAGTGTTCTATGAATTAGCAGAAGCTCTAAAAGTAAAAGATGTCGCGCAAATGCTAGCGCTATTAGAACAACTTATTGCCGATGGAAAAGACCCTCTTCGCCTTTCAGAGGACCTGATTACATTTTTCCGAGACTTATTATTACTGCAAACAAGTGATGATTTGGCTGAATTATTAGAGTTAGTGTCTCCAGAGGAGCGAGTGTTTACATTAGCGCATGATTTTGCACCGGATTTGTTATATGGCTACATTGATATTTTAGCGAAAACACAACAAGAAATGCGGTTCTCCCACCATACAAAGATTTACTTAGAAACGGCGCTACTTAAAATGGTGCAGTTTTCGGGTGGGGTAGTTAGTCAAACTGCCACTTCTGGTGAGGCAGTTATGAGTCCTGAGCTCGCTCGAAAGATCGTGGCACTTGAGCAAATGGTGCAACAACTATCAGCGCAATTACAAGCTGGTGGTCCAATGCAAACGACACAGGCGCCAAAAGAGCAACGTCCACGAGCTAAAAGTCCGAATGGCTATAAAGCACCAACAGGTCGTATTCAAGAGGTGCTAAAGGATGCAACAAAACAAGATGTGCAACGTATTAAATCGGTTTGGGCACAAGCGTTAAGCCAAATGCAAAAATCTCAGTCCGCTCTTTTAGCAGAAGCTGAACCTGTTGCGGCATCTTCAAGTGCTTTTGTGTTAAAATTCAAGTATGATATTCATTGTCAAATGGTTGCTGATAATCAATCCCTAAAAGCTCAATTCACACAATTAATTGCAGGGCAAACCGGTACTACGTACGAAATGCTTTGTACGCCTGAAGAGACCTGGTTAAAATTACGTGAAGAGTTTATTCGTGATCATGGCATGCAGCAGCAAAAAAAATCTCAGGATGAGTCCGGTCATGAAGTGGAATTATTAGAACCACCGGCAGAAGAGCCGTTTATCGACGATGCTCAACCACTTGCTTCACAAGATCCACTTGTGACGGAAGCGGAAAAGCTATTTGGTAAAGATTTTATTGAAATTGTTGAAGATTAA
- a CDS encoding YbaB/EbfC family nucleoid-associated protein: protein MRGMGNMQGMMKKMQKMQKEMMEAQEALNAEQFEGAAGGGMVKVSVTGQREVVEVNLDPSVVDPDDIEMLQDLIVIATNEALKKVDEKTNATMGKFTQGMNLPF from the coding sequence ATGCGTGGAATGGGAAATATGCAAGGTATGATGAAAAAAATGCAAAAAATGCAAAAGGAAATGATGGAAGCTCAAGAGGCTTTAAATGCAGAGCAATTTGAAGGCGCAGCTGGTGGCGGTATGGTGAAAGTATCTGTAACTGGTCAACGTGAAGTCGTAGAAGTAAATCTTGATCCATCAGTAGTAGATCCAGATGATATCGAAATGCTACAAGATTTAATTGTTATTGCTACAAATGAAGCATTGAAAAAAGTAGATGAAAAAACAAATGCAACAATGGGTAAATTCACTCAGGGCATGAACCTTCCATTCTAG
- the recR gene encoding recombination mediator RecR has translation MYYPEPISKLIDSFMKLPGIGPKTAARLAFFVLTMKEDDVLSFSKALIDAKRNLSYCSVCGNITDVDPCHICTDKQRNHSIICVVQDTKDVIAMEKMRDFNGMYHVLQGAISPMDGIGPEDINVASLLVRLQDETVQELILATNSTIEGEATAMYISRLVKPSGIRTTRIAHGLPVGGDLEYADEVTLSKAMEGRREL, from the coding sequence ATGTACTACCCAGAACCAATATCGAAACTAATTGATAGCTTTATGAAATTGCCAGGTATCGGGCCGAAAACCGCGGCCCGTCTGGCGTTTTTTGTATTAACAATGAAAGAGGATGACGTTTTATCCTTTTCCAAAGCATTAATTGATGCTAAACGAAATTTAAGCTACTGCTCCGTATGTGGCAACATAACTGATGTAGATCCATGCCATATCTGTACCGACAAACAACGAAATCATTCTATTATTTGTGTTGTTCAAGATACAAAAGATGTGATTGCAATGGAGAAAATGCGTGATTTCAATGGTATGTATCACGTATTACAGGGAGCTATTTCACCTATGGATGGTATTGGTCCAGAGGATATTAATGTCGCTTCACTGCTAGTTCGTTTACAAGATGAGACTGTTCAGGAGCTTATTTTAGCTACGAATTCAACTATCGAGGGTGAGGCAACGGCTATGTATATTTCTCGTCTAGTGAAGCCATCGGGTATTCGAACAACACGTATTGCCCACGGACTACCAGTAGGTGGAGATTTAGAATATGCAGATGAAGTTACGTTGTCGAAGGCAATGGAAGGTCGCCGAGAATTGTGA
- a CDS encoding YaaL family protein codes for MFFRSKGKLKKEFDDKLVNLIKETKEDLQQAKIIEELVDDYDLEVIAQRKATESIHYYLFKEARIRRVLIK; via the coding sequence ATGTTCTTCCGCAGTAAAGGGAAATTAAAAAAAGAATTCGATGACAAGCTTGTAAATCTTATAAAAGAAACAAAAGAGGATTTACAGCAGGCGAAGATAATTGAGGAATTAGTAGATGACTATGATTTAGAAGTAATTGCTCAACGAAAAGCAACTGAGAGTATACATTATTATTTATTCAAGGAAGCTAGAATTCGGAGAGTATTAATTAAATAA
- a CDS encoding pro-sigmaK processing inhibitor BofA family protein, protein MSWFVIMSFCVPVVLLFLYIIIRHAKMGKILEGMSVFWFRFAFAFLLLFIIHLGIGYAGYNVPINLFSVLTIAILGIPGVLGITALILFL, encoded by the coding sequence GTGTCGTGGTTCGTAATTATGAGTTTTTGTGTGCCTGTAGTGCTTCTTTTTCTTTATATAATAATAAGACATGCTAAAATGGGTAAAATATTAGAAGGAATGTCTGTGTTTTGGTTTAGATTTGCTTTTGCTTTTCTTCTATTATTCATTATTCATTTGGGTATAGGGTATGCCGGCTATAATGTACCCATTAATCTATTTTCTGTGTTAACAATTGCTATATTAGGTATTCCGGGTGTATTAGGAATAACTGCTTTAATATTATTTTTATAA